Proteins from a genomic interval of Thamnophis elegans isolate rThaEle1 chromosome 2, rThaEle1.pri, whole genome shotgun sequence:
- the MRPS25 gene encoding 28S ribosomal protein S25, mitochondrial, whose translation MPMKGRFPIRRTLQYLSQGDIVFKNSVKVMTVNYNMHGELNEGARKFVFFNIPQIQYKNPWVQIVMFKDMTPSPFLRFYLDSGEQVLVDIQEKTNSEIAQHIKKILGKSEETIRTEEEKKRKWHPATFGYKKYHLRQCMCEIDGQIPCPGKVPLPKEMTGKYKNAMKESS comes from the exons ATGCCTATGAAGGGCAGGTTCCCTATTCGGAGGACGCTGCAGTATCTGAGCCAGGGCGACATCGTCTTCAAGAACAGCGTGAAGGTGATGACGGTGAACTACAACATGCACGGAGAGCTCAACGAGGGCGCCAG AAAATTTGTGTTTTTCAACATACCTCAGATTCAGTACAAAAATCCTTGGGTACAGATTGTGATGTTTAAAGACATGACTCCTTCACCTTTCTTAAGATTCTATTTGG ATAGTGGAGAGCAAGTCCTGGTTGATATACAAGAGAAGACCAATAGCGAGATAGCACAGCATATTAAGAAAATTCTTGGTAAAAGCGA AGAAACAATCCGgacagaggaagagaagaagagaaaatggCACCCTGCAACATTTGGTTATAAAAAATACCACTTACGGCAATGTATGTGTGAAATTGATGGCCAGATTCCATGTCCTGGTAAAGTGCCATTACCGAAAGAGATGACCGGCAAATATAAAAACGCCATGAAAGAAAGTTCCTAA
- the RBSN gene encoding rabenosyn-5, which translates to MATSYTPPFDDPGEVREGFLCPLCLKDLQSFQQLQSHYEEHSSEDRDVKGQLKSLVQRAKKAKNKLLRRDDERNDGGTQDRYEGYSYGGMDPYMWELEELGAIRSHLSDFKKHRAARIDHYVVEVNKLIIRLEKLTSFDRTVTDSAKIRAIEKSVVPWVNDQDVPFCPDCGNKFSIRNRRHHCRLCGSIMCKKCMELVSLPFASKLTTASKEVLVSHTSPSCSPNSIQGSRRGSISSISSISSVLDEKDDDRIRCCRHCKETLLKREQQIDEKEYIPDIVKLYEKLRFYMQKVDQKAPEYIKMAESLNAGETTYSLERASNLRIEVQRMYELIDALSKKILTLGLNEDPQPHPRTFQLQRMIRYSATLFVQEKLLGLMSLPTKDQYEELKEKKKQELERKLQMERLVKYESQRRQEEKPADYTSRSFAASNGDVHRTKRVAVKKTEGWLPTASLSRNQELADPLLQQIDNITSFIEQAKKANRLDEFQMLQENLRQLQDEYDQQQTFKAIELSKKQAEMEEMQREQLQILCEKEWKRDHRRKMSQHSRTRSLDFREVKPDKLEMERESINQIAEALDLDMLQDKDYSGCKATLPSSGVGLPGSKNLVLVCQPVEASGQEKASINPFEDPLVISPPKSDPDSPVAENPAVASLPPSALLNYKREYNPFDEEEESQQANGVDLSAPNPFEDSVANPFSTPGGNQESGNPFEESGSSSLNPFEVESDNEVSGEDIIEEELLLQQIDNIKAYIFDAKQSGRMDEIEVLTENLKELKSTLAKQKKKSSC; encoded by the exons ATGGCAACAAGCTACACACCTCCATTTGATGATCCCGGGGAGGTGAGAGAGGGCTTTCTATGCCCCCTATGTCTGAAGGATCTGCAGTCTTTTCAACAGCTCCAATCTCATTATGAAGAACATTCAAGTGAAGACAGAGATGTTAAAGGACAATTAAAGA gtcttgttcaaagagcaaaaaaagcaaaaaataaactgTTGAGACGAGATGATGAGCGAAATGATGGGGGGACTCAGGACCGATATGAAGGCTACAGTTATGGTGGAATGGATCCATATATGTGGGAACTTGAAGAATTAG GTGCTATAAGAAGTCATCTTTCTGATTTTAAGAAACACAGAGCAGCCAGAATTGATCATTATGTTGTGGAAGTCAATAAATTAATAATCAGATTAGAAAAG CTTACTTCCTTTGACAGAACAGTTACAGATTCGGCAAAGATAAGAG CAATAGAGAAATCTGTCGTGCCTTGGGTTAATGATCAAGATGTGCCATTTTGTCCAGACTGTGGTAACAAATTCAGCATACGGAACAGGCGCCATCACTGCCGACTCTGTGGCTCTATCATGTGCAAGAAGTGCATGGAACTGGTTAGTCTCCCCTTTGCAA GCAAGCTTACTACTGCTAGCAAGGAAGTCTTGGTCTCTCATACTAGCCCCAGCTGCTCACCCAACAGCATCCAGGGCTCTCGACGAGGTAGCATCAGTAGTATAAGCAGTATCAGTTCTGTTTTGGATGAAAAGGATGATGATCGAATCCGTTGCTGTAGACACTGTAAAGAGACACTGCTCAAAAGGGAACAACAGATTGATGAAAAAGAATATATACCAGATATTGTGAAACTATATGAG AAACTCCGATTTTACATGCAAAAAGTTGACCAGAAGGCTCCAGAATACATAAAGATGGCAGAATCCTTAAA TGCTGGAGAGACAACATACAGTCTTGAACGTGCTAGCAATCTTAGAATAGAAGTGCAGAGAATGTATGAATTAATAGATGCTTTAAG cAAGAAGATTCTAACTTTAGGGCTGAATGAAGATCCACAACCTCATCCCAGAACTTTTCAGCTTCAGAGGATGATTAGATATTCAGCCACACTTTTTGTTCAG GAAAAATTGCTTGGCCTAATGTCTTTACCGACCAAAGACCAATATGAAgaactgaaagagaaaaagaaacaagagtTAGAGAGAAAACTGCAAATGGAGAGACTG GTGAAATATGAATCCCAGAGACGGCAAGAAGAGAAGCCGGCCGACTACACTTCCAGATCCTTCGCAGCATCCAATGGTGACGTCCATCGAACAAAAAGGGTCGCAGTGAAGAAAACTGAAGGATGGCTACCCACTGCTAGCCTATCTCGGAACCAGGAACTGGCAGATCCACTTCTTCAACAGATCGATAATATCACTTCCTTTATTGAGCAGGCAAAGAAAGCCAATCGTCTGGATGAATTCCAGATGCTGCAGGAGAACCTGCGACAGCTTCAGGATGAGTACGATCAACAGCAGACCTTCAAAGCCATCGAGCTCTCTAAAAAGCAAgcagaaatggaggaaatgcagAGAGAACAATTGCAGATCCTTTgtgaaaaagaatggaaaagggATCATAGAAGAAAGATGTCTCAACATTCACGAACACGTTCTCTGGATTTCAGAGAAGTGAAGCCCGACAAGCTCGAGATGGAGAGGGAAAGCATAAACCAAATAGCAGAGGCTTTGGATCTGGATATGCTTCAGGACAAAGATTACTCTGGCTGCAAGGCTACGTTGCCCAGTAGTGGTGTTGGATTGCCAGGGAGCAAGAACCTGGTTTTGGTTTGCCAACCTGTAGAAGCCTCAGGGCAAGAAAAAGCCTCCATAAATCCTTTTGAAGATCCTTTAGTAATTAGCCCTCCAAAGAGCGACCCTGACAGTCCTGTTGCTGAAAACCCTGCAGTAGCTTCCTTGCCTCCCAGTGCCCTGCTCAATTACAAAAGAGAGTACAACCCATTTGATGAAGAGGAGGAGTCTCAGCAGGCAAATGGGGTAGATCTCAGTGCTCCAAACCCATTTGAAGATTCTGTGGCAAATCCATTCTCTACACCTGGGGGTAATCAGGAAAGTGGGAATCCATTTGAGGAATCAGGGTCTTCCTCTTTGAATCCTTTTGAAGTGGAAAGTGATAATGAGGTTTCGGGGGAAGATATCATAGAGGAGGAATTACTTCTCCAACAAATTGATAATATCAAAGCCTATATTTTTGATGCCAAGCAAAGTGGGCGAATGGACGAGATAGAAGTATTGACTGAGAATTTGAAAGAACTTAAGAGCACCCttgcaaaacagaaaaagaaatcgaGCTGCTGA